One genomic window of Candidatus Zixiibacteriota bacterium includes the following:
- a CDS encoding HDOD domain-containing protein, producing MTSTLAVASLENRLKQIINNIRNLPTPPIVFEQIQKVINNPDTSVADVAGILSEDPAMSVKVLKLTNSAFYGLSREIDSVRHAVMIIGLEAVKNLVLSASVLSMFKANNENKEYHENFWRHSLSTALASRLLAHEHRGGKIFNPDPAFSSGLIHDIGKMIICCFMPAEHKQIMEYMEQHPKVSEMEAEVAILGFNHAQLGRQLAVAWKLPERLADTIGYHHSPGIENKSDNFAHLINLANYVVHISTLVDDSQSLRYKLNSETGELFEVDDALIKKLKGKLIEEYSKAEIFMTIAGLK from the coding sequence ATGACATCGACTTTAGCGGTAGCATCGCTTGAAAACAGATTAAAACAAATCATCAATAATATCAGGAATTTGCCTACCCCACCGATTGTTTTTGAGCAAATTCAAAAGGTCATCAATAATCCGGATACTTCGGTTGCCGATGTCGCCGGTATTTTATCCGAGGACCCGGCTATGTCCGTAAAGGTGTTGAAACTGACCAATTCCGCTTTTTATGGTTTATCGCGTGAAATCGACTCGGTTCGGCACGCCGTCATGATAATCGGATTGGAGGCAGTTAAAAATTTGGTTCTGTCAGCCTCGGTTCTGAGTATGTTCAAGGCCAATAATGAAAACAAGGAATACCATGAGAATTTCTGGCGTCATTCCCTGTCCACCGCGCTGGCCTCGCGTCTTTTGGCTCACGAGCATCGAGGAGGCAAAATCTTCAATCCCGACCCGGCCTTTTCATCGGGCCTTATTCATGATATCGGGAAAATGATAATCTGCTGTTTTATGCCTGCGGAACATAAACAAATCATGGAATATATGGAACAGCATCCCAAGGTTTCGGAGATGGAAGCCGAGGTCGCCATTCTCGGTTTCAATCATGCCCAGCTGGGACGTCAGCTGGCTGTTGCCTGGAAGCTTCCGGAACGTCTGGCCGACACCATCGGCTATCACCATTCGCCCGGAATCGAGAACAAAAGTGATAATTTTGCCCATCTGATAAACCTGGCCAATTATGTTGTTCATATTTCAACTCTGGTTGACGACTCGCAATCATTGCGGTATAAACTCAATTCCGAAACCGGGGAATTATTTGAAGTCGATGACGCCCTGATTAAAAAGCTTAAAGGCAAACTGATTGAGGAATATTCCAAAGCCGAGATTTTTATGACTATCGCAGGTTTGAAATAA